Genomic segment of Terriglobales bacterium:
GTTTGGCAGATAGCCGCGGTACTCGATTCCCGCTGCCTGGAGGCTTTCGAGTGCCGCGTCGGGATAGCGAACGCCATAGACGATCACCTTGCGGCCGTTCAGAGCTGCTGCCGGTTGGACAAGAAATTCCATCAGCTCATGTGTGCGCTCTTCATCGCCCCAGTTGCCGATCCAGAGAACGTCTGCGCTTTGCCGCGTTGCCAGTGGACGGAAGACCTGCTCGTCGGCGGCTTCATGGAAAGTCCACACTCGCGGAACGCCGAATCCATCAGCGTATATACGCCGGATCGCTTCGCCGAAGGCGAGGACTCCATCCACTTTGTGGAGGTGAAAGCGCAGAATTTCGCCTGCGCGCGTGTACGCGCGATGGTGGGTATCGTGGAAGAGTGCGCGAAATCCGAACTTCTCTTTGAGAGCAAGAACCTTGTTTACGACCCAGGGCTCGTTCCATTCGTGGAGCAGAACCAGATCCACATCCTGTAGCTGTTCTTCAAGGAACGGGTCGAAGGTTTCGTCGTTCTGATAAAAGTGAATGTCGAGCTCGGGATACATGCGGCGGAAATCATCCACGGCTTCGATCGCGGTCTCGCCCTCGTGCTTCATCAGGTTGCTAAGCGACCACGCGCCTAGTTCTTCATATGAGCGCACATCATGGCCGAGCCGAATAAGAGCGCGAGAGAGTCC
This window contains:
- a CDS encoding glycosyltransferase, giving the protein MSGKLRIRIFAHSLVSDWNHGNAHFLRGLSRALIRLGHDVRSYEELGAWSLSNLMKHEGETAIEAVDDFRRMYPELDIHFYQNDETFDPFLEEQLQDVDLVLLHEWNEPWVVNKVLALKEKFGFRALFHDTHHRAYTRAGEILRFHLHKVDGVLAFGEAIRRIYADGFGVPRVWTFHEAADEQVFRPLATRQSADVLWIGNWGDEERTHELMEFLVQPAAALNGRKVIVYGVRYPDAALESLQAAGIEYRGYLPNLKAPQAYNESAVSLHVPRRQYANGLSGIPTIRVFEALSCGAPLLCAPWSDAEHLFRPGQDYLCVPDGDAMRSEIEHLLKDNKARRQLGESGRDTILKHHTCMHRAEQLVGIFEEMSR